In Serratia marcescens subsp. marcescens ATCC 13880, a single genomic region encodes these proteins:
- the speB gene encoding agmatinase codes for MSTLGHQSDNSLVSNAFGFLRFPLNFMPYDSDAEWVITGIPFDMATSGRAGGRHGPAAIRQVSTNLAWEGNRWPWSFDLRDRLNVVDCGDIVFNFGDAQDMSDKLQAHAEKLLKAGKRMLSFGGDHFVTLPLLRAHAKHFGKLALVHFDAHTDTYANGSKFDHGTMFYHAPNEGLIDPHHSVQIGIRTEFDHDNGFTVLDAAQVNDRSVDDLLTQIKGIVGDMPVYLTFDIDCLDPAFAPGTGTPVIGGLTSDRALKLVRGMQSLNIVGMDVVEVAPAYDQSEITALAAATLGLEMLYLQAAKKHA; via the coding sequence ATGAGCACCTTAGGCCATCAGTCCGATAATTCATTAGTGTCCAACGCCTTTGGTTTCCTGCGCTTTCCGCTGAACTTCATGCCTTACGACAGCGATGCAGAGTGGGTCATCACCGGCATTCCGTTTGACATGGCGACCTCCGGTCGCGCCGGCGGCCGTCATGGCCCGGCGGCCATCCGCCAGGTGTCCACCAACCTGGCCTGGGAAGGCAACCGTTGGCCGTGGAGCTTCGATCTGCGCGATCGTCTGAACGTGGTTGACTGCGGCGACATCGTGTTCAACTTCGGCGATGCGCAGGACATGAGCGATAAGCTGCAGGCGCACGCGGAGAAACTGCTGAAGGCCGGTAAGCGCATGCTCTCGTTCGGCGGCGATCACTTTGTCACCCTGCCGCTGCTGCGCGCGCACGCCAAGCATTTCGGCAAGCTGGCGCTGGTGCACTTTGACGCCCATACCGATACCTACGCCAACGGCAGCAAGTTCGACCACGGCACCATGTTCTATCATGCGCCGAACGAAGGCCTGATCGACCCGCATCACTCGGTGCAGATCGGCATTCGCACCGAGTTCGATCACGACAATGGCTTTACCGTACTGGACGCCGCGCAGGTGAACGATCGCAGCGTGGACGACCTGCTGACCCAGATCAAGGGCATCGTCGGCGATATGCCGGTGTACCTGACCTTCGACATTGACTGTCTGGATCCGGCGTTCGCACCGGGCACCGGCACGCCGGTGATCGGCGGCCTGACCTCCGATCGCGCGCTGAAACTGGTGCGCGGCATGCAGTCGCTGAACATCGTCGGCATGGACGTAGTGGAAGTGGCGCCGGCTTATGATCAGTCCGAGATCACCGCGCTGGCCGCGGCGACCCTGGGTCTGGAAATGCTGTACCTGCAGGCGGCCAAGAAACACGCCTGA
- a CDS encoding MFS transporter, whose translation MQQRQRWFGVLALLFLIVIAYADRVNIAVMLVNPDFLQHFQLGGDRAHQGTLMTVFLLGYGLSAMLLTPFLETLMGYRRALTLSVVLWALLTAASPLAGSLLLLCAVRALLGVSEGPLFSLKTMYISDHFAADERGKPNAVSALGVSLGLVLGFPLVSFLMAHFGWAMSFHLLALLNLLLGLALVRLFIHPLALPSSSRPADSQPVLSRVWHTFALAWRTPMLGWILLIEIATLSYLWGSSAWLPAYLTDEKGFSIKQMGWMAALPFIVSIASKYLGGALLDRIRPYQAPLIFVFGGAATALCIYGVMNSHQLGWIAFFLLAANACWGAQGAAIPTLLQHYARPEAVGSAYGLINGIGNLFSAFVPMAMGMVMASQGKVSSGFAVLIASQLLTLLAGGALFSRMLLARQVKRA comes from the coding sequence GTGCAACAACGTCAACGCTGGTTTGGGGTGCTCGCCCTGCTGTTTCTGATCGTTATCGCCTATGCGGATCGGGTTAATATCGCCGTGATGTTGGTCAATCCCGACTTCCTGCAACACTTTCAACTCGGCGGTGACCGCGCTCACCAGGGCACGCTGATGACGGTGTTTTTACTCGGTTACGGCCTGTCCGCCATGTTGCTGACGCCGTTTCTGGAAACGCTGATGGGTTACCGCCGCGCGCTGACGCTGAGCGTGGTGCTGTGGGCGCTGCTCACCGCCGCCTCGCCGCTGGCGGGATCGCTGCTGTTGCTGTGCGCGGTGCGCGCGCTGCTTGGCGTCAGCGAAGGGCCGCTGTTCTCGCTGAAAACCATGTACATCAGCGATCATTTCGCCGCCGACGAGCGCGGCAAGCCCAACGCGGTCAGCGCGCTGGGCGTCTCGTTGGGGCTGGTGCTCGGCTTTCCGCTGGTGAGTTTTCTGATGGCGCACTTCGGGTGGGCGATGTCGTTTCACCTGCTGGCGCTGCTCAACCTGCTGCTGGGCCTGGCGCTGGTGCGGTTGTTCATTCATCCGCTCGCCTTACCCTCATCTTCACGCCCTGCCGATTCGCAACCGGTGCTAAGCCGCGTCTGGCACACCTTCGCGCTGGCCTGGCGCACGCCGATGCTCGGCTGGATCCTGCTGATCGAGATCGCCACGCTCAGCTACCTGTGGGGCTCCAGCGCCTGGCTGCCGGCTTACCTGACCGATGAAAAAGGGTTCTCCATCAAGCAAATGGGCTGGATGGCGGCGCTGCCGTTCATCGTCAGCATCGCCTCCAAATACCTCGGCGGCGCGTTGCTCGATCGTATCCGCCCCTATCAGGCGCCGCTGATCTTCGTCTTTGGCGGCGCGGCGACCGCACTGTGCATCTATGGCGTAATGAACAGCCATCAGCTTGGTTGGATCGCCTTCTTCCTGCTGGCGGCCAACGCCTGTTGGGGTGCGCAGGGCGCGGCGATCCCCACGCTGCTGCAGCATTATGCGCGGCCGGAGGCGGTCGGCAGCGCCTATGGGCTGATCAACGGCATCGGCAATCTGTTCTCGGCGTTCGTGCCGATGGCCATGGGCATGGTGATGGCCAGCCAGGGCAAGGTGTCCTCGGGCTTTGCGGTGCTGATTGCCTCACAGCTGTTGACGCTGCTGGCGGGCGGCGCGCTGTTTAGCCGTATGTTGCTGGCGCGCCAGGTGAAACGGGCATAA
- the speA gene encoding biosynthetic arginine decarboxylase, giving the protein MSDDLLIHRPPVAGESLSLRSMQEVAMNDRNASKMLRTYNVAYWGNNYYDVNELGHISVCPDPDVPQARVDLAELVKTRQKDGQRLPALFCFPQILQHRLRSINAAFKRARESFGYQGGYFLVYPIKVNQHRRVIESLVNSGEPLGLEAGSKAELMAVLAHAGMTRSVIVCNGYKDREYIRLALIGEKLGHKVYLVIEKMSEINLVLEEAERLNVIPRLGVRARLASQGSGKWQSSGGEKSKFGLAAVQVLKLVETLREAGRLDSLQLLHFHLGSQLANIRDIATGVRESARFYVELHKLGVNIQCFDVGGGLGVDYEGTRSQSDCSVNYGLNEYANNVIWGIGDACNEHGLPHPTVITESGRAVTAHHTVLVSNVIGVERNEFSEPQPPEADAPRALESMWETWLEMNEPENRRSLREWLHDSQMDLHDVHTQYAHGMLDLTKRAWAEQLYLNICNKIQQQLDPSNRAHRPIIDELQERMADKFYVNFSLFQSMPDAWGIDQLFPVLPLEGLDKPPEGRAVLLDITCDSDGTIDHYVDGDGVATTMPMPPYDPENPPALGFFMVGAYQEILGNMHNLFGDTASVDVYVFPDGSVETELSDEGDTVADMLEYVQLDPSALLSKFRDQVKETDLDSELQAQFLEEFEAGLYGYTYLEDE; this is encoded by the coding sequence ATGTCTGATGATCTGTTGATTCACCGTCCGCCGGTTGCGGGCGAGTCTTTATCTTTGCGCTCCATGCAGGAGGTTGCCATGAATGATCGTAATGCCAGCAAGATGCTGCGTACTTATAACGTCGCCTACTGGGGCAACAATTACTATGACGTCAACGAGCTGGGCCATATCAGCGTGTGCCCGGATCCGGATGTCCCGCAGGCGCGCGTCGATCTGGCAGAACTGGTGAAAACGCGCCAGAAAGACGGCCAACGTCTGCCGGCGCTGTTCTGCTTCCCGCAGATCCTTCAGCATCGCCTGCGTTCGATCAACGCCGCGTTCAAACGCGCGCGTGAATCCTTCGGCTACCAGGGCGGTTATTTCCTGGTGTATCCGATCAAGGTGAACCAACACCGCCGCGTGATTGAATCGCTGGTGAACTCCGGCGAACCGCTGGGACTGGAAGCCGGATCCAAGGCCGAGCTGATGGCGGTGCTGGCGCATGCCGGCATGACCCGCTCGGTGATTGTCTGTAATGGTTATAAAGATCGTGAATACATTCGCCTGGCGTTGATCGGGGAAAAGCTGGGGCACAAGGTGTACCTGGTGATCGAGAAAATGTCCGAGATCAACCTGGTGCTGGAAGAGGCTGAACGGCTGAACGTCATACCGCGCCTGGGCGTGCGTGCGCGTCTGGCATCGCAAGGCTCCGGCAAATGGCAGTCGAGCGGCGGCGAAAAATCCAAGTTCGGTCTGGCGGCGGTGCAGGTGCTGAAGCTGGTGGAAACCCTGCGTGAAGCGGGCCGCCTCGACAGCCTGCAGCTGCTGCACTTCCACCTGGGTTCGCAGCTGGCCAACATTCGCGACATCGCCACCGGCGTGCGCGAATCGGCGCGCTTCTACGTTGAGCTGCACAAGCTGGGCGTCAACATTCAGTGCTTCGACGTGGGCGGCGGCTTGGGCGTCGACTACGAAGGCACCCGTTCGCAGTCCGATTGCTCGGTCAACTACGGCCTGAACGAATATGCCAACAACGTGATTTGGGGCATCGGCGACGCCTGTAACGAACACGGCCTGCCGCACCCGACGGTGATCACCGAGTCCGGCCGCGCCGTGACCGCGCACCACACGGTGCTGGTCTCCAACGTGATCGGCGTCGAGCGCAACGAGTTCAGCGAACCGCAGCCGCCGGAAGCCGACGCGCCGCGCGCGCTGGAAAGCATGTGGGAAACCTGGCTGGAAATGAACGAGCCGGAGAACCGCCGCTCGCTGCGCGAATGGCTGCACGACAGCCAGATGGATCTGCACGACGTGCACACCCAATACGCGCACGGCATGCTGGACTTGACCAAGCGCGCCTGGGCCGAGCAGCTGTATCTGAACATCTGCAACAAGATCCAGCAGCAGCTCGATCCGAGCAACCGCGCACACCGCCCGATCATCGACGAGCTGCAAGAGCGCATGGCGGACAAGTTCTACGTCAACTTCTCACTGTTCCAGTCGATGCCGGATGCCTGGGGTATCGACCAGCTGTTCCCGGTGCTGCCGCTGGAAGGGCTGGATAAACCGCCGGAAGGCCGCGCTGTGCTGCTCGATATCACCTGCGACTCCGACGGCACCATCGACCATTACGTCGACGGCGACGGCGTGGCGACCACCATGCCGATGCCGCCGTACGATCCGGAGAACCCGCCGGCGCTGGGCTTCTTCATGGTCGGTGCGTATCAGGAGATCCTCGGCAACATGCACAACCTGTTCGGCGACACCGCCTCGGTTGACGTGTACGTGTTCCCGGACGGCAGCGTCGAGACCGAGCTGTCCGACGAGGGCGATACCGTGGCGGATATGCTGGAGTACGTGCAGCTCGATCCGAGCGCGCTGCTGTCCAAATTCCGCGATCAGGTCAAAGAAACCGATCTGGACAGCGAGCTGCAGGCGCAGTTCCTGGAAGAGTTTGAGGCCGGTCTGTACGGTTATACGTATCTGGAAGACGAGTAA
- a CDS encoding non-heme iron oxygenase ferredoxin subunit, whose amino-acid sequence MSWKNVCEVSQVKEDFPFSGKVEGKEIGVYLLDGNYYALEDVCPHAYALLSQGFVDDGKVECPLHEALFDVRTGQCLREPGGRDLQTYPTRVVDNQIQITFIAEE is encoded by the coding sequence ATGAGCTGGAAGAATGTGTGCGAAGTGTCTCAGGTGAAAGAAGATTTTCCTTTCTCCGGCAAAGTGGAAGGAAAAGAGATCGGGGTGTACCTGCTCGACGGTAACTACTACGCGCTGGAAGACGTCTGCCCGCATGCTTATGCCTTGCTCAGCCAGGGGTTTGTAGACGACGGCAAGGTTGAGTGCCCGCTGCACGAAGCGCTGTTTGACGTGCGTACCGGCCAGTGCCTGCGCGAGCCGGGCGGCCGAGATCTGCAAACCTATCCCACCCGGGTGGTCGACAACCAAATCCAGATCACCTTTATCGCGGAGGAGTAA
- the fhuC gene encoding Fe3+-hydroxamate ABC transporter ATP-binding protein FhuC, with protein MQDKLLNPGATFALDNASFAVPGRVLLQPLSLSFPQGNVCGLIGHNGSGKSTLLKLLGRHHAPSGGQVLLNRQPLAQWDSKSFARQVAYLPQQLPAAEGMTVRELVAVGRYPWHGALGRFGANDRQLVEEAISLVGLKPFANRLVDSLSGGERQRAWLAMMVAQDSRCLLLDEPTSALDIAHQVEVLTLIQRLSRERDLTVIAVLHDINMAARYCDHLVALRGGEMIAQGGPLELMQGPVLEQIYGIPMGTLPHPSGGAPVSFVY; from the coding sequence ATGCAGGACAAACTTCTTAATCCCGGCGCGACCTTCGCGCTGGATAACGCCAGTTTCGCCGTCCCCGGCCGGGTGCTGCTGCAACCGCTGTCGCTCAGTTTTCCCCAGGGCAACGTCTGCGGCCTGATCGGCCATAACGGTTCCGGTAAATCCACCCTGTTGAAACTGCTCGGGCGGCACCATGCGCCCAGCGGCGGCCAGGTACTGCTCAATCGGCAGCCGTTGGCGCAGTGGGACAGCAAATCCTTCGCCCGCCAGGTGGCCTACCTGCCGCAGCAGTTGCCGGCGGCGGAAGGCATGACGGTGCGCGAACTGGTGGCCGTCGGGCGCTATCCGTGGCATGGCGCGCTGGGGCGTTTTGGCGCCAACGATCGCCAATTGGTGGAAGAGGCCATTTCACTGGTGGGGCTGAAGCCGTTCGCCAACCGCCTGGTGGACAGCCTGTCCGGCGGCGAGCGCCAACGCGCCTGGCTGGCGATGATGGTGGCGCAGGACAGCCGCTGCCTGCTGCTCGACGAACCGACCTCGGCGCTGGACATCGCGCACCAGGTCGAGGTGCTGACGCTGATCCAGCGCCTGAGCCGCGAACGCGATCTCACGGTGATCGCCGTGCTGCACGACATCAACATGGCGGCGCGCTACTGCGACCATTTGGTGGCGCTGCGCGGCGGTGAAATGATCGCCCAGGGCGGCCCGCTGGAACTGATGCAGGGGCCGGTGCTGGAGCAAATTTACGGTATTCCTATGGGCACGTTGCCGCATCCGAGCGGCGGCGCGCCGGTGAGTTTTGTCTACTGA
- the metK gene encoding methionine adenosyltransferase: protein MAKHLFTSESVSEGHPDKIADQISDAVLDAILEQDPKARVACETYVKTGMVLVGGEITTSAWVDIEEITRKTVREIGYVHSDMGFDANSCAVLSAIGKQSPDINQGVDRTDPLEQGAGDQGLMFGYATNETDVLMPAPVTYAHRLVQRQSEVRKNGTLPWLRPDAKSQVTFQYDDGKIVGIDAVVLSTQHSEDISLKDLQEAVMEEIIKPVLPAEWLTAGTKYHINPTGRFVIGGPMGDCGLTGRKIIVDTYGGMARHGGGAFSGKDPSKVDRSAAYAARYVAKNIVAAGLADRCEIQVSYAIGVAEPTSIMVETFGTEKVPTEQLTLLVREFFDLRPYGLIQMMDLLQPIYRETAAYGHFGREHFPWEATDKAALLRDAAGLK, encoded by the coding sequence ATGGCTAAACACCTCTTCACGTCCGAATCCGTCTCCGAAGGACATCCCGATAAAATCGCCGATCAGATCTCCGATGCCGTCCTCGACGCCATCCTGGAACAAGATCCGAAGGCGCGCGTCGCCTGCGAAACCTACGTGAAAACCGGCATGGTCCTGGTCGGCGGTGAAATCACCACCAGCGCCTGGGTCGATATCGAAGAGATCACCCGCAAGACCGTGCGCGAGATCGGCTACGTTCATTCGGACATGGGCTTTGACGCCAACTCCTGTGCAGTATTGAGCGCTATCGGCAAGCAATCCCCGGATATCAATCAGGGCGTTGATCGTACCGATCCTCTCGAGCAGGGCGCCGGCGATCAGGGCTTGATGTTTGGCTACGCCACCAACGAAACCGACGTGCTGATGCCTGCGCCTGTCACCTACGCGCACCGTCTGGTGCAGCGCCAGTCCGAAGTGCGTAAAAACGGCACCCTGCCGTGGCTGCGCCCGGATGCGAAGAGCCAGGTGACCTTCCAGTACGACGACGGCAAAATCGTCGGCATCGACGCCGTGGTGCTGTCCACCCAGCACTCTGAAGACATCTCGCTGAAAGATCTGCAAGAAGCGGTGATGGAAGAGATCATCAAGCCGGTACTGCCGGCGGAATGGCTGACGGCGGGCACCAAATACCACATCAACCCGACCGGCCGTTTCGTTATCGGCGGCCCGATGGGCGACTGCGGCCTGACCGGCCGTAAGATCATCGTCGACACCTACGGCGGCATGGCGCGCCACGGCGGCGGCGCCTTCTCCGGTAAGGATCCGTCCAAGGTTGACCGTTCCGCGGCTTACGCGGCGCGCTACGTGGCGAAAAACATCGTCGCCGCCGGCCTGGCCGATCGCTGCGAGATTCAGGTGTCTTACGCTATCGGCGTAGCGGAACCGACCTCCATCATGGTGGAAACCTTCGGTACCGAGAAAGTGCCAACCGAACAGCTGACGCTGCTGGTGCGCGAATTCTTCGATCTGCGCCCATACGGCCTGATCCAGATGATGGATCTTCTGCAGCCGATCTACCGCGAAACCGCCGCCTACGGCCACTTCGGCCGCGAGCACTTCCCATGGGAAGCGACCGACAAAGCCGCACTGCTGCGCGATGCCGCCGGCCTGAAATAA
- the fhuB gene encoding Fe(3+)-hydroxamate ABC transporter permease FhuB gives MNAGIRKLPLTLILLLLAAAGGLTIYNLTQQLPPAQWERALSAPDIDDVRQMLFHYSLLPRLTVSLLAGAGLGLVGVLFQQVLRNPLAEPSTLGVAAGAQLGLTIATLWVLPGGEFTRQLAAMVGAIVVGGLVFGVAWGKRMSPVTLILAGLVLGLYCGAVNSLLALFHYDQLQGMFLWGTGALNQQDWSAVQFLLPRLLVAGLLAALLLRPLTLLGLDDGVARNLGLGLSMARFCALGVAIIFSAMLVSAVGVIGFIGLFAPLMAKMLGARRLAHRMMLAPLLGALLLWLTDQVMLGVTQVWREIPTGAATALFGAPLLLWLLPRLRSAATPPPMNLGDKVPAERGNLPGWAALAGVVLLIGLTLALMLGKNAGGWHWSLGAELDALLPWRWPRALSALAAGMMLAVAGTLIQKLTGNPMASPEVLGISSGAAFGVVMMLFMVPGDAFVWLLPAGSLGAAATLLIIMIAAGRGGFSTERMLLAGIALSTAFTTVIFLLLASGDPRMGGLLTWLSGSTYSVEPAQALRTALVAAGLMVLAPLCRRWLTILPLGGATARSVGIALTPARLTILLLAATLTAMATLTVGPLSFVGLMAPHMARMLGFRRALPQMVIAALLGGLLMVFADWCGRMLLFPYQIPAGLLATFIGAPYFVYLLRKQTS, from the coding sequence ATGAATGCGGGCATCCGGAAATTGCCGCTGACGCTGATCCTGCTGTTGCTGGCGGCGGCAGGTGGCCTGACGATATACAACCTGACGCAGCAACTGCCGCCGGCGCAATGGGAGCGGGCGCTCAGCGCGCCGGACATCGACGACGTGCGGCAAATGCTGTTCCATTACAGCCTGCTGCCGCGGTTGACGGTGTCGCTGTTGGCCGGCGCCGGCCTGGGGTTGGTCGGCGTGCTGTTCCAGCAGGTGTTGCGCAATCCGTTGGCGGAACCGTCGACGCTCGGCGTGGCCGCCGGCGCGCAGCTCGGCCTGACCATCGCCACGCTGTGGGTGCTGCCGGGGGGCGAATTCACCCGCCAGCTGGCCGCTATGGTGGGCGCGATTGTGGTGGGCGGGCTGGTGTTCGGCGTCGCCTGGGGCAAGCGCATGTCGCCGGTCACGCTGATTCTGGCCGGGCTGGTGTTGGGGCTGTACTGCGGCGCGGTCAACAGCCTGTTGGCGCTGTTTCATTACGATCAGCTGCAGGGCATGTTCCTGTGGGGCACCGGCGCGTTGAACCAACAGGATTGGAGCGCCGTACAGTTCCTCCTGCCGCGTTTGCTGGTGGCAGGCCTGCTGGCGGCGCTGTTGCTGCGCCCGCTGACGCTGCTGGGGCTGGACGACGGCGTGGCGCGCAACCTGGGGCTGGGGCTGTCGATGGCGCGCTTCTGCGCCCTGGGGGTGGCCATTATCTTCAGCGCTATGCTGGTGAGTGCGGTGGGCGTTATCGGCTTTATCGGCCTGTTTGCGCCGCTGATGGCGAAGATGCTGGGCGCGCGCCGCCTGGCGCACCGCATGATGCTGGCGCCGTTGCTGGGGGCGCTGCTGCTGTGGCTGACCGATCAGGTGATGCTCGGGGTGACGCAGGTGTGGCGCGAGATCCCGACCGGTGCGGCCACCGCACTGTTCGGCGCGCCGCTGCTGTTGTGGCTGCTGCCGCGTTTGCGCAGCGCCGCTACGCCGCCGCCGATGAACCTTGGCGACAAGGTGCCTGCCGAACGCGGGAATCTGCCTGGCTGGGCAGCGCTGGCCGGCGTCGTGCTATTGATCGGCCTGACGCTGGCGCTGATGCTGGGCAAAAACGCCGGCGGCTGGCACTGGAGCCTGGGTGCGGAGCTGGACGCGTTGCTGCCGTGGCGTTGGCCGCGGGCGCTGTCGGCGCTGGCGGCGGGCATGATGCTGGCGGTCGCCGGCACGTTGATCCAGAAATTGACCGGCAACCCGATGGCCAGCCCGGAAGTGTTGGGCATCAGCTCCGGCGCCGCTTTTGGCGTCGTGATGATGCTGTTTATGGTGCCGGGCGACGCCTTCGTTTGGCTGCTGCCCGCCGGCAGTTTGGGGGCGGCCGCGACGCTGCTGATCATCATGATCGCCGCAGGCCGCGGCGGTTTCTCGACTGAGCGCATGTTGCTCGCCGGTATCGCGCTCAGCACCGCCTTTACCACCGTCATCTTCCTGCTGTTGGCCAGCGGCGATCCGCGTATGGGGGGCTTACTGACCTGGCTCTCCGGTTCAACCTATTCGGTGGAGCCGGCGCAGGCGCTGCGCACCGCGCTGGTGGCCGCCGGCCTGATGGTATTGGCGCCGCTGTGCCGCCGTTGGTTGACCATCTTGCCGCTCGGCGGCGCCACCGCCCGCTCGGTGGGGATTGCGCTGACGCCGGCGCGGTTGACCATTCTGTTGCTGGCCGCCACGCTGACCGCCATGGCGACCCTGACCGTGGGGCCGCTGAGCTTTGTCGGGCTGATGGCGCCGCACATGGCGCGCATGTTGGGCTTCCGCCGCGCGCTGCCGCAGATGGTGATCGCCGCGCTGTTGGGCGGTTTGCTGATGGTATTTGCCGACTGGTGCGGGCGGATGCTGCTGTTTCCGTATCAGATCCCTGCAGGGTTACTGGCGACCTTTATCGGCGCGCCGTACTTCGTTTATCTGCTGCGTAAGCAGACGTCGTAA
- the fhuD gene encoding Fe(3+)-hydroxamate ABC transporter substrate-binding protein FhuD, which yields MSSAFTSSHDPLRRRLLMALALSPLLGSWPGRAADTPPDIARVAALEWLPIELLLALGVTPLAVADVHNYNLWVAEPKLPATVVDVGQRTEPNLELLQQLQPSLVLLSQGYGPTPRKIQPIAPTMSFGFNDGSGKPLTVARQSLLALGQRLGIESRAVNHLAQFDSFMQDARQRLQSYTHQPLLLFSLIDTRHALIIGQKSLFQEAMDQLGIRNAWQEPTDFWGTAVVGIERLATVRNARVIYLDHGNQAMMDKVSATPLWQSLPFVRQNQLRQVPAVWFYGATLSTMRFCRLLAQAQESAA from the coding sequence ATGTCCTCTGCATTCACTTCTTCTCACGATCCGCTGCGCCGCCGTCTGTTGATGGCGCTGGCGCTGTCGCCGCTGTTGGGATCGTGGCCCGGGCGGGCGGCGGATACGCCGCCGGATATCGCGCGCGTTGCGGCGCTGGAATGGCTGCCGATCGAGCTGCTGTTGGCATTGGGCGTGACGCCGCTGGCGGTGGCCGATGTGCATAACTACAACCTGTGGGTGGCGGAGCCGAAGCTGCCGGCGACGGTGGTCGACGTCGGCCAGCGCACCGAACCTAACCTCGAACTGCTGCAGCAGCTCCAGCCTTCGCTGGTGTTGCTGTCGCAGGGCTATGGCCCGACGCCGCGCAAAATCCAACCCATCGCGCCAACCATGAGCTTCGGCTTCAACGACGGCAGCGGCAAACCGCTGACCGTCGCCCGTCAGTCGCTGCTGGCGCTGGGCCAGCGGTTGGGCATAGAAAGCCGGGCGGTAAACCACCTGGCGCAGTTCGACAGTTTTATGCAGGACGCGCGTCAGCGTCTGCAAAGCTACACCCACCAACCGTTGCTGCTGTTTTCACTGATCGACACGCGTCATGCGTTGATCATCGGCCAGAAAAGCCTGTTCCAGGAAGCGATGGACCAACTGGGCATCCGCAATGCCTGGCAGGAGCCAACCGACTTTTGGGGCACGGCGGTGGTGGGGATTGAACGGTTGGCCACGGTGCGTAACGCCCGGGTCATCTATCTCGATCACGGCAATCAAGCGATGATGGACAAGGTCAGCGCGACGCCGCTGTGGCAGTCATTGCCCTTCGTGCGGCAAAACCAGCTGCGGCAGGTGCCGGCGGTGTGGTTCTATGGCGCCACGCTGTCGACGATGCGGTTTTGCCGCCTGTTGGCGCAGGCTCAGGAGAGTGCGGCATGA
- a CDS encoding Hok/Gef family protein: MPNKRSLLKLVVICATVISLAWITRSTLCELRIRSGTTEVAAILAYESER, from the coding sequence ATGCCGAACAAACGGAGCCTGTTAAAACTGGTGGTTATTTGTGCCACAGTAATATCACTGGCATGGATAACCCGCAGCACGCTGTGTGAGCTGCGTATCCGATCGGGCACTACGGAGGTTGCGGCCATTTTGGCTTACGAATCCGAACGGTAA
- a CDS encoding recombinase-like helix-turn-helix domain-containing protein, whose protein sequence is MQHITDFNPWLPDTQQVTPAREGGNGQIHQPGQFRNVIWQNRARVPDGFETALVAALETIFDQGAEELEQIVSALNQRRLFDRSGQPWNEATFREFLHVNGF, encoded by the coding sequence ATGCAGCACATCACCGATTTCAATCCCTGGCTGCCGGACACCCAACAAGTGACGCCGGCCCGCGAAGGCGGCAACGGCCAAATCCATCAGCCGGGCCAGTTCCGCAATGTCATCTGGCAAAACCGCGCCCGGGTGCCGGACGGTTTCGAAACCGCGCTGGTGGCGGCGCTGGAAACGATCTTCGATCAGGGGGCGGAAGAGCTGGAGCAGATCGTCAGCGCGTTGAATCAGCGCCGCCTGTTCGATCGCAGCGGCCAACCGTGGAATGAGGCGACGTTCCGCGAATTCCTTCACGTTAACGGTTTCTGA